In one Rutidosis leptorrhynchoides isolate AG116_Rl617_1_P2 chromosome 8, CSIRO_AGI_Rlap_v1, whole genome shotgun sequence genomic region, the following are encoded:
- the LOC139863742 gene encoding uncharacterized protein produces the protein MGLDKLLQSNMDIFTLEYRDMTGIPRTLNIQGKEMITEHRLNEYKHLEPVHQKKRNLASERDKAACEEVEELLKAGIIREAKYPTWVANPVMVKKSDGGWRIQGETLYVYLAASKESISAVLITERARSQIPIYFVSRTLQGAEVNYPELEKLTLALVHTARKLRRYFQAHPIVVLTNKPIRQVPEKSGRMAKWAVELGEHDIEFKARNTIKGQVLAAFISETTEEEEMPSTQIIIPPIEHEEWKLFTDGASSSDGSGAGFMLVSPEGKEFTYALHFEFSTTNNEAEYEALLAGLRLEKDLNIQYLMVFVDSQLVVNQVAGTFEARSPTIQQYLAKLKELIEQFKGFEIEHVRRSQNKKADALSKLSSITFANFAKEVLVKTLERGSIEAEEICDLYPDEKETWMKPIKDYLAYRLLLKDKGEARKIRIKAPSYKLQDGKLYQKSFLTSWLRCVGPSQATIIIQEMHEGVCGFHAGPRSS, from the exons ATGGGGCTCGACAAGTTACTTCAGTCCAATATGGATATCTTTACCTTGGAATACAGAGATATGACGGGGATCCCTCGAACTCTAAATATCCAAGGCAAAGAAATGATAACGGAACACAGGCTTAACGAATACAAGCATTTAGAGCCTGTCCACCAGAAGAAGAGGAATTTAGCCTCGGAAAGGGACAAAGCTGCATGTGAGGAAGTAGAAGAGTTACTTAAGGCAGGAATTATACGTGAGGCAAAATATCCTACATGGGTAGCCAACCCTGTAATGGTCAAAAAATCAGACGGAGGTTGGAGAAT ACAAGGGGAAACCCTATATGTCTACTTAGCAGCATCCAAGGAAAGTATCAGTGCTGTACTCATTACAGAAAGGGCACGAAGCCAAATTCCAATATACTTCGTCAGCAGAACACTCCAAGGGGCAGAAGTCAACTACCCCGAGCTAGAAAAGTTAACACTGGCATTAGTGCATACTGCACGAAAATTACGAAGGTATTTCCAGGCTCACCCAATCGTTGTCTTAACCAACAAACCAATCCGACAAGTGCCGGAGAAATCCGGAAGGATGGCCAAATGGGCCGTCGAATTAGGCGAACATGACATAGAATTCAAGGCAAGAAACACAATCAAAGGGCAAGTCTTGGCTGCCTTCATATCCGAaacaaccgaagaagaagaaatgcctTCAACACAAATCATCATCCCTCCAATCGAGCACGAAGAATGGAAGTTATTTACAGACGGTGCCTCAAGCTCTGACGGCTCTGGAGCAGGGTTCATGTTAGTAAGCCCCGAGGGAAAGGAATTCACTTATGCATTACACTTTGAGTTCAGCACGACGAACAACGAGGCAGAATACGAAGCTTTACTTGCTGGGCTAAGGCTGGAAAAGGACCTTAACATACAATATCTCATGGTATTCGTTGATTCTCAACTTGTCGTGAACCAAGTAGCAGGGACCTTCGAAGCAAGAAGCCCCACCATCCAGCAATACTTGGCAAAATTGAAGGAACTCATTGAGCAGTTTAAAGGCTTCGAGATAGAACACGTGAGAAGAAGCCAAAACAAGAAAGCAGATGCCTTGAGCAAACTTTCCTCCATCACCTTTGCCAACTTCGCGAAAGAAGTCTTGGTTAAAACCTTAGAACGCGGATCTATAGAAGCCGAAGAGATCTGTGACCTCTATCCCGATGAAAAAGAAACGTGGATGAAACCAATTAAAGACTACCTGGCATACAGGCTACTGTTGAAAGATAAAGGGGAGGCAAGAAAGATTAGAATCAAGGCACCTTCGTATAAGCTTCAAGATGGCAAGTTGTACCAAAAGTCTTTCCTAACTTCATGGCTAAGATGTGTGGGACCCTCCCAGGCAACCATCATCATccaagaaatgcatgaaggagtatGTGGTTTTCATGCAGGACCAAGGTCATCGTAG